GATAGGTACTTAGGAAGGGATCTGGTACATTATGTGAATCTCTTTTGATGGTAGAAGCCTTTCGAGCTAACATTATATTTCCTAATAAACAAGAAACAGAATTAAGTAAATTCACAAAGGATGGCCACTTACTGGATCAAGAAACATATGTAGGAGGACATGTGGAAGCCTTAGAGTCTGGTGTTTTTAGAGCTGACATTCCTTGTCGTTTTAAGATAGTAACAAGTGCAGTAGATGAACTACTAAGTGGTGTTGAAAATGCTTTGAAATATGCTATACAAGAAGAAGAGAAAGTACCAATAGATATGGTCACTAATTTTGATGAAATAGTTAAAGAAATCAAAGTGAAATTAGAGGGCCTGAGAAGTCAGCCTTTAAGGTTGGAGAATCCTGTAATTTACCATTTAGATGTTGGTGCCATGTATCCAAACATTATTTTAACTAATCGTCTCCAGCCATCTGCAATAGTGGATGAAACCGTTTGCGCTGCATGCGATTATAACAGACAAGGAGCACTTTGTCAAAGGAACATGACATGGATGTGGAGAGGAGAATATTGTAAGATCCAGAGACACTtgagtaaaatattaatatgatTCACTGTctcaaatgtatttttttttttttttttttttttttcaaattttagtgTCTGCAAGTTTAAGCGAGTATCAAAGGATGCAACAACAACTAGAAAATGAAAAGTTTCCATCACAATTTCCTGGCGGTGCCCGTCGAGCTTATCATGAGTTGTCTAAACAAGAACAGGCTACATACGAGAAAAAGAGACTTTCTGAATATTGTAAAAAGGCGTATAAGAAAGTCAAAATTACGAGAACGGAGGAGAGAAAGCAAACGATTTGCCAGAAAGAAAATTCGTTTTACGTCGACACTGTTAGAGCGTTCAGAGATAGAAGATATGAATATAAAGCTCTTACTAAAGTTGCGAAACAACAGGTAGCAGCAGCGTTAACAAATGGAGATGCGGGTGATATTAAATCTGCTAAAAGTCGAGAAGTACTCTATGATTCTTTGCAACTTGCccataaatgtattttaaattctttttatgGCTATGTTATGAGGAAAGGGTATGTATAAATTGCATTTTCCCTCGCGTTCAAAACTGTTAACAtagttttattgtattttagaTCACGATGGTTCAGTATGGAAATGGGCGGTATAGTATGTTACACGGGAGCACATATTATTATGAAAGCTAGAGAAATTATAGAAAAGATTGGCCGTCCATTGGAATTGGATACTGATGGTATTTGGTGCCTACTACCCGCATCTTTCCCCGACAATGTGGTTGTCTACACTAATCATCCAAAAAAGTCGAAGCTTGTAATATCTTATCCAAATGCTATCCTTAATTTGATGGTAAAGGTAAGTTAGACTTAAGAtaagttaatttttttattattatcttttaCTTAATTTGTAGGACCAATTTACTAATGATGTATATCACGAACTTGTTGACTCTGAAAATTTAACATATACGATTAGGAGTGAAAATTCTATATTCTTTGAAGTAGATGGTCCATATTTGGCCATGGTATTGCCTGCCGCGaaagaagaagggaaaaaattaaaaaaacgatACGCAGTCTTCAATTTTGACGGCTCTTTAGCTGAATTGAAAGGGTTTGAAGTGAAGAGAAGGGGTGAACTtcaattgattaaaatttttcagTCTTCTGTTTTTGAATCTTTCTTAAAAGGTAACACACTTGAAGAGTGCTATGCATCTGTGGCTAAAGATGCAGATTATTGGCTCGATATCCTATTTAGCAAGgtaaatacaaatattcttaattttattaaatctttTATATTAATGACTAAGTGTGAAAAATATTCAGTGTTCAGATATGCCGGATTCGGAAGTATTTGAACTTATATCCGAAAATAAATCAATGTCACGTAAATTAGAGGAATACGGAGAACAAAAGTCTACGTCTATTTCCACTGCTAAAAGACTAGCCGAGTTTTTAGGTGATCAAATGGTAAAAGATGCTGGCCTAGcttgtaaatatattattgcTAACAAACCTCATGGTGCACCAGTTACGGAacggtaataataaaaatttaattaatatgaTAGAAATTCTGTTGTATTAAATCATGTATTTTGTTAAACTGCAGCGCAATACCATTAGCCATTTTTCAATCAGAACCAGCAATAAAAAGACATTACTTGCGCAAGTGGTTAAAGGATCCTGGCTTACAAAATGACGATATACGGCATATTTTAGATTGGAATTATTATATTGAAAGACTTGGAAACACTATTCAAAAGATTATTACCATTCCAGCGGCAATGCAAGGAGTACTGATTCCttcttatataaaattattgtcaTTCACTTTTTGTATCTACATTCGTTCCTTTTCCTCAGGTTCATAATCCTGTACCTAGAGTGAAGCATCCAGATTGGTTACATAAAAGAGTAATGGAGAAAAGCGCAACGCATAAACAACGGAAAATTACAGATATATTTACAGTAGTGCCAAAAGATCAAGAAAAGAATATTGATGATGAAGAGCCAAGTTCATCTGGTTCTTGCGATATTGAAGACTTAGTTGATGGAGAACAGCAATTTAAACGACCAATGCCGGTTGTCAATAAAAGGAAAAGACAATATTCGGACGAAAATAAAGAAGATGATATTAATAAAAGCTGGAAAGAAGTTTTAGGTTCACCGCCACCAATGGGAACGACAAAGGAGGAAAATTTGAAGTGGTTGGAATTTCAGAAACAGAAATGGGCCCATCAGGCTAAACAAAGAGGACGTCatcaaaagaataaaaagagtAAAACggacgatgatgataataatagttGGAACGTTACAAGGAGTACCAAAACAACAAGTTTAGGTGGCTTTTTGAAACAAGCtcaaaagaaattaattaattcgccATGGCAAATTATTCAAGTAAGAACATGTTTATAAGAGCAATTATATTTATGATTCAAAAATTAAACCAAATCAATGAATTGTGTCATTCAGATAACAACGACAAACGAGCCCGGCTTATTTCGATTATGGGTATTGGTCAATCAAGATCTTCACCCATTACGTCTTATAATACCTCgcatattttatgtaaatacTCGCAAACCAAAACCAGATCCGGAACCTGGTAAAAAAGTGTCGTGGACGAAAAGTTCTAAAGTTTTACCGCGATCACGACCTATTCACAATTTATATCGATATTCTGTCCCAGAAGCACAATATCTAGAACACAGTCAGTAAGttacattctttaaattcttaAACATTCTTACATTCAAATATCTTTTAATTCATTCAGTTTATTTATAGAGAACTTTTGGAAGATTTAAGTAAACCAGAAATTGAAGGAATTTACGAAACTCAAATGACATTAGAGTTTAGAGCTGTTCTTCAATTAGGATGTATCTGCACAGTAGATCGCAAGGCAGCACATATTATAGCAGATGGTGCAGATACATTTACCTTAGATCAATTAGAATTTAAGAGTATTGCtgttcaaccatatcttaagaacgtaatgtatttttatttttgtaacatattttgttataaaaattaaaaattgaatgtcTGTTTTACTTTAGCTTCATCGAATCAATTATGCTTTCTTATATCATCATTGGAGTTCGAATCATCAACGAGCATTATGGGCGCTTTTTTTAAATGCGAGCAAGAGAGCCCATATATTTGTGTTGGATACAGTTTCCTCAAAACAAATGCCTAATATGAATACATTATACATTGAAGAACGAAACTTAGCGtaagatttataaattttattttttatgaataatattttgttgtatttgaaatattattattggttGAATATATCTTAGTGTATCTATGAATGGAGAGGATAAAGTAACAATGTTACCGAAAACAATGCAATTCGTAGTGAGATATGAAACTGACTTTCAACAAGTTTGTCGCGTTTTGCAAGCAGCTTCACTCGCATATAAGAATGAAGGACATGGTGCAACCATATTTATTACTCAAACTGCTCTTGGTATGTTTTAGTGGAATTTTACCTATCATGTTTTGTGCTTTGTAcaattagaaaataatatatttgttactTTTTTGTACTAGATAAGAGAACACTATTAACCCAAATGCCGTTACTTAATGATTTTCCATTGATTAATACCTATGTGCAAGacattgaaaatttatacagTACACTTGAATGGCAGAAAGTTGGTGCAAAAATAATGATACGTCATTATTTTAAGAGTCAACAAATTGTTGAATTGATGGCAGAACAGTGCAGATATTTTCATGCACCTATTGGAAATATTCCTGCAGATCCAACTCTTTTTGGTGCAGACTTATTTTATGCTAGACACTTGCAAAAAAATAACTTTGTATTATGGTGTTCTCCAACAGAAAAGCCAGATTTAGGAGGCAGTGAAAATGACGATAACaggttataattatatttaattagtgAATTTGCgcctattacaattttttttataatgggATTATTTACAGATTATTGACGGACTTTGAGGACAGTACACATTGTGCTGCAACCAATCCTGGAACTTATTCCAGTATATCCATTGAATTAGAAATAGAAAGTTTGGCAGTGAATACCTTATTACAATATCATCATATTCACGATATCGATGGAACTAGTTCCTTTGTTGCATTTCATAATCAACAAACAACATCTGTTCAAGTAAGCAAAGCATTTTTATGTAAGAAAACCAATTATGAAATATGAAATTATGTAAGCTATATCTTTATAGAGTATGGCTACAGGTGATCCTATGACAAATGTAATTCCTAGCTATGATGAAACTGCACTTTGTAGTCCTGCATTTAGAATATTACGAAGTATGGTCAATACGTGGCTATTGGATGTTTCAGTTTATAAGAATGTATTTGCAGATTATCAAATTATTCACTTCTATCGGTAATTATAAACCTTCGAATTTTGAACATTGTACATATATTCAATTTATTGCTTTGTAAATTCATATTTCTTCAGATGGTTACGTTCACCCAATGCTATGCTTTATGATCCTGCTTTGAGAAGAACTTTACACACTTAcatgaaaaaattattcatacaATTATTAGCCGAGTTTAAAATACTAGGTTCTGTTATTATCTatgcaaattttaataaaattattttatgtacAAAAAAAAGATCAGTGAATGATGCATTGAGTTATGTGGAATTCGTTGTGCAAACAATAcgtaataaagaaatttttcataGTATTGAAATCACCTTTGAACAGTGTTGGGAATACTTAATATGGCTTGACATTGTAAGTAAAGATGTGAATATGTAGTATAAAATTAAGTATTTGATTGTTTAAATGAAAATACTGAACAAATTAACAGCATAATCACGGTGGCGTGAAAGGAAAATTACCAAAAGATATggaagaaaatacagatactctTGATGAAAATGCTGAGGAGGATAATGAGTACCCAGTAGGTATTCACATAATTCTTTCATAGTATtactgtacaatatttttaatcaatgtttTCTTTCACTAAGGCTGAAGTAGTGATGAAGTGGAATTTGATGGAATGTCTTCCCAGAGAGGCTGCATGTCAATCAAGTTTTAGTGCCATAATAGCGGGGTACATAAATGCAATTTATCAATTTATGTCCGAAAATGAACAATTGAATGCTACTGTAAGACCTAGAAGAAGGTTAAGTCAAAGTTTAAGTCAAAGTTTATCAGCACAACTGGGTTTAGGAGCACTCACAAATACAGCAGATTTTGTTAAGCGACTCATATCAGGAGACATGTCTCAAAAGCTTTTTCAGTATGTACTTTCATTTCGTTTTTAAGTTTAAAAGatgaacttttttttatttcacttaaATGTGTTGCAGAATTGTACAGAAAATATACAAGAAAAGTCCGGAAATGGTATTATCTATTCAAGACTATCCAAATTTAGATTTAGATGGTAAAGAGAACAAAAAGATTAATCCTGCTTTAGAGTTAATTAAATCAGTGTGCAAGGTACTTAATTATAAATGGAGttgtatttaataattgttcattaaataaatGATTTAAATTCAGTTATTATTCTAGGTTTTATCTCTGgacaaagaaattgaaaatgaaatatataacaTGCGAACAAATATGTTACGGTTGATCAGAATTAGTAGTTACAGTGATGAAGCTGAATGGAaagatccctgcatatcattAATTTTACCAGAAATTATTTGTAAAGCATGTAATCATACAAGAGATATTGATCTTTGTAAAGATAATTTGTGTATTATGGAAAATAGCAGGTATATGTTATTTTAtaagaaattattatacatttattttattttacaacaaTTTTATTTGTACAGATACATGTGGAAATGTCCACTTTGCAAAATGAACTATGATAACGAAGAGATAGAATTCCTTCTGATAGATATATTAAATCGCAAGAGTATGGGTTATATGTTGCAAGATTTGCAATGTCGCAAATGCCAAgaaattaaaagagaaaatatGAGTGAACTTTGTTCCTGTTCTGgggattttaaaactttaatttcCAGAGATGAAATTGTGAAATTTATAAAGATATGCAAATCTGTTGCTAGAAAGTGTAATATGGAAACATTAATGGAAATAGTAGATAATACAAAACTTTTTATAGATAACACTtagttttagaaattttatatatttatatcataAGTGAATTGTAAATCAgtgattacatttttttttattacttttaatttaattatctaCATTACGGATGATGGTCTTCAATATACTTACATTTATTGTATTACATATGTACGTATTTTTGAAACTGATTACTTAATATTAAATGTAACAAGATTCGTACAGATTTTCTAATCTATGTATCTTTATACGGTTTcattaaatttattcttttacgaAGTGCTCACTTGTGGCTCTGAAATTACATTTGCCTTGTGTTTTcaataatattacataatatatgAATTACAATATCTTTAATATGCTTCAAGTATTACATACCCTTGTATTGAAAGGTTGGAAATTGTTCCATTTTTTGTCTATCTGAATGACCATATTGTTTTGCCAGCCTCTCgagttcatttttcttttctttctcaatTTCAGGAGTCGCATCAACTAGTTTTCCACCGCTAGATTCAATGGTTTAATATTAAAGTTACATTTAGCAATTTGTTTGTATTTGCTTAATTTTTGCTAATATGTCTTTCAAAGTATGCAGAATAAACTTACGCGCTTTTAGATTTGTATTCACGGATTTTTTCTATAAATAGTTTTTGAATTGGATCACTTGCTGTTTTCAAGGCTGGTGCACAAATGCCAATATTGCGTTTTAAAACCTTTGGTAAGTCGAATGCCAGATGTTTGGTGAGCATTTTGcttaaaaaagtaaaatatgcGTACTATCTAGTTGTCACTGTAGGATCAAAAACAATAAATGACAAGTGATacaaacaatattaattttgctaactatataaaataacaatactACATAGAATTATTTCAATCTGTAAACGAATGACAAAttataagaaattattgaatatttcttaCGTAATGCAACATTATATAAAGTAGGTTATGTTCACTTTgaagattattatttaaaaaattaaaaaatcgaaacATGACAAACGTTTATACTAGTAtcgttataaatttaaatataattcgaaatcATTTAAGGCAATGCAGTACTCTTACCTTTTATTCAGGGAACACTTTGGCAGTACTCGTCGATAATAGTAACCTTAGAATATGTAGTAGTTCGTAAGGTGCCCGCAAATTGACATTGCAGACAAAAGCAGTTAATTCTATATACCTCGATACGATTGGTCGGAATTTCAACGTCGAtaagttttcatttttattcacttCATAAGTATCTTCTTCAAGCATTTACCTCTTGTGATTAACTTTCGAGAATGTTATTACAATTGTATACAATATCAACTACaaaatagtatttaaaaattaaaaatttgttgttaagAATATAGAGTGAGCCCAATGAGTCTGCGAACCATCTATCTATTTGTATGTCCCGACTACAACGTCGCTCCAACGGAAGTTGCAGAACACAGCTACGAATCACAATACGGAATGTAAGCGACTACCACTGATTGGTCGTAGACACGTTTCTGCAGAGGGTGGGGAGGTGGAGCCCGCTCTTGGTTTCATTCATGAACGCCTGGGCCGCAGCCataatacatttgtaatctgtaTTGTGTACGGGTAGACCGCGTTAGTGCTGCCGATGTGCGTGCGCCTCACAGTCGTACACGTGATTCTTGTTTTGTGTTCGGTTCTCTTTTGGTGTTTTCCGTGTGCATTATCAGACCAATTGACATTGCTGGCTTCTTCACTGGATTTTACGTTGGAAAACAGGTAAGAGAATGCGTTGAAATGCGTTAACCTGCGCGCTTTCTGCGTGACTCGAGCGCGCGAACGCGAatcttcgaaactttcgaacaaACGAAACCTTTGATTCGTGTTTTATTAGTAAGAGAACGACGTGAAAGGGGAATACGAAGGAATAGTAGGCTCTTACGAAAGGGTAGAACGTAGCGTCAGCGAGAAAAGTGTACGCCTACGTACGGGCAGGCCTATATTTGTTTTGACGGAGTGTTCACTGGCTACTTTGCATCCCACGGACGATCGGAAACACTGACAAGATGAGTATTATAATACGAGATCCACGTACAGACTTGCCTGTTGCCAATCGTTTaacgagatcaaatttttctatcgttcgttcgtaccggcttaaataaaaattgaagaaatttcatCGTATTTTCGTTCTTTAGGATTTTGTCGAGTTGATCCAGTTTTTTGTATCTCGATGCAATCTCTGCGTAATAATgcaaacttttttttataaacttgCAAACAATCGTGACGTCCTTTGTAAGCATCCCGAACGTATTGAGAGATTTAAGCTTATCTTACGTCATGACATCTGCGATATGTGCTTTCGTTTGACTTCAAATATGTTTATCTACATCGGAACCGATTATACAATTTATAGAAGGTGCGATTTCGTTGGTTAGAACATCAAGGTGTATTAATACTCTATCTAAAACAAGATTTATCCGTGATGAAAATCAACAAGCGATTTTTGTAAGAACATTTCGAAGATTAGTTTCCGTTCTCACGTATTGATCCCGTATCGATCgtaaatatatatcgtatacccgATAATCGTATCGCATCTTGCGTCATGtacagtttcacatttatcattTCGACCGAACGTAAACGGTGTTCGTGCAATTTTTAAACAGTCATCTCTTCCAAATAAGTGTACAgtgaaactttatttttcatttcttcgaagATTGATGAACGAATTTGTTGCGATGATAGGGAGTCAAGAAATACAATGAAATGCATTGTACAAGTAAGAGAATCTACTGCATGATTAACGAACGAGTGTGCTACGTAATGCTTAGATAATGGGTTTTCATTGCAATCTTCGCGTGTTCTCATCTCTATAATACATAATACAAAACAATATAAATCATTACGACCGAAATCATCGGTTGTTTCGATAGATAATAGGACGATATTTCTTATTGAATGTTTCGAGATTAGAAGTGAAAAGCCATAAACTAATATAATTGGATTTATTGCGAAATTCTATCCGGTACGTTTCAAAATACGTTGTATAATTTACAGAGTTAAAAGACAGTTCCcctcgaaaaataaaatgttctttCACGATTCTTggctttcgataaaaataaattcagagAACATACAGGACACGTGTTTCTTTCGAATTCTTTATTTCACAAATGAAATGCAAAAGATCGTAAACGATGTGAAATTCGCCACACTTACGGAAAAGAAGATCAATGTTACCAACTTataagaaacaataaaaatgaaGAATGTTGGCAAAAACGTCCGTACGACCAAACGACAAGATCgaattatattttgaattttatttcaatatattttacacTCCGGTAAACATTTTCTGTCGAGTCTGGATTAAGTTTTTATGGAGCGTCTGCGTAACATGTTTCGCCGGTAACGCGTGGAGGTAATATTTCTGTTGAACAGTATTTGATATACATACcgagacgagagaaagagagagagagagagagagagagaaacatagTGATGTAGGTagggagcgagagcgagagaaatgGTGTGTTGGACACTGTGTAAGTTAAACGTACACGAGGGGATGAGATGGCTAGCCTGGCAATTTAAAAAAGGAACGCGATGCCCTCGGTGTTGGTGGGTCGAATGGTTTTTGTACACTTTCTCGGATCTCGGGGAGTACGGCATGGCAACGTCGCGACCTACCATGCTTCCCTCGTTTGTCTTCTCGGCTGTTTCTTCTCTGCCAAAGACGCGACAAATATCAAAGGCCAGAAGACACACCGCGATGACAAAGCTGCACGAACGTTCTGACATCGAGATGGAAAGAATGGAagcaagaaagagacggtgagaaAGCAAGAGATAAAGGGAAACTGCATGCGCGCGAGAAAGATAGGAAAGAAAACCGTTGATCGGTTCCGAGAGACAAGACGTGTTTCGTGTTTCGCCAAACGGTTTTTACGCGGAAAAGAAGTCGCAAAAGAAAGTTTCCAATGACAGGTAAATGTTTGTCGTTACGTTCCTTTTCGAACGATTATACGATCGATCGTCCGATATTTGAAGGTTGGCAATCAATATTTGCGAAGTACATTGCGAGTCAATCGACGTTCGATGTTTTTAGATCGAGACGATGATCGTTCGATAATCGAAAGCATACTTTTCTATTGTATCGTGGAGTTCGAACTCGGTGCGTAGTTTTTTTGTAAAACGAGTTCACGAAATTACGGTTCGAAGAAGGGAATACATAGTTTTTAATGAGTTCGAAAGTCAAGGGCACATCGAGATTTTTCCCCATATGGGTTCATCGTGGGTGCCGGAGCTTCTATACGGGTCCATGCATCCCGTGACCTGGAGGAACGTCTGCCCGCATCTGGAAACCCAACGGCAGCTCCTCGAAAGATATTATATTGCTCTCTCGGCGGAGTTGAAACAATAGACACTTCAACTCCTCGAAGGACAGGCCAGTTTGTAGACGGTGTcccagaaaaatgaaacgaaaactgTGGCAATTTCATAGGCGGACGGTACGCGATCCACAGTACGTAAAAATTTAACGTAACTTCCGCCATGTTGTTTGTTCGAGAATCGAATTCTTATTTTAAAATAGTGTTTCAACGTTTGTGAATTGAAATCGTGTAACTAATTATCTTCAAAGTCGATTATCCAGAAAGTATCGTATCGCACATTTTCGATTCACTTAACGTA
The sequence above is drawn from the Ptiloglossa arizonensis isolate GNS036 chromosome 1, iyPtiAriz1_principal, whole genome shotgun sequence genome and encodes:
- the Dnapol-epsilon255 gene encoding DNA polymerase epsilon catalytic subunit 1, which produces MTTKLQNTGKYWADRSNVKNDQKQEENPSREASGGRLKEVNENIRIDGLYGFHRVTDIQERTGFLINMHPTEIIEDDKRLFSGVDYYFLEEDCTRFKISYPYCPYFYILCRKDTYEETSTGLKKKYSGLIQKVETLYKEDLDLPNHLIGLKQKYMKLSFLNNVDSFKVRRDIMKAVKANKEREKNHTFYTDMLSNALNPGQEVDSHKKQTIDFTDNILDIREHDIPHHVRLSIDLNICCGNWYLVKTRGNELPLITRREDMIEPPDPIVLAYDIETTKLPLKFPDANTDQIMMISYMIDGQGYLITNREIISSDIEDFEYTPQPEFEGLFTVFNEPNEKATIKKFFDHINDIRPHIFVTYNGDFFDWPFVETRAAFYNMDMKDRIGFSKNRDGVYACRPAMHMDCLSWVRRDSYLPVGSQNLKAVAKAKLRYNPIELDPEDMCRLASEEPATLANYSVSDAVATYYLYYKYVHPFIFALCTIIPMDPDEVLRKGSGTLCESLLMVEAFRANIIFPNKQETELSKFTKDGHLLDQETYVGGHVEALESGVFRADIPCRFKIVTSAVDELLSGVENALKYAIQEEEKVPIDMVTNFDEIVKEIKVKLEGLRSQPLRLENPVIYHLDVGAMYPNIILTNRLQPSAIVDETVCAACDYNRQGALCQRNMTWMWRGEYLSASLSEYQRMQQQLENEKFPSQFPGGARRAYHELSKQEQATYEKKRLSEYCKKAYKKVKITRTEERKQTICQKENSFYVDTVRAFRDRRYEYKALTKVAKQQVAAALTNGDAGDIKSAKSREVLYDSLQLAHKCILNSFYGYVMRKGSRWFSMEMGGIVCYTGAHIIMKAREIIEKIGRPLELDTDGIWCLLPASFPDNVVVYTNHPKKSKLVISYPNAILNLMVKDQFTNDVYHELVDSENLTYTIRSENSIFFEVDGPYLAMVLPAAKEEGKKLKKRYAVFNFDGSLAELKGFEVKRRGELQLIKIFQSSVFESFLKGNTLEECYASVAKDADYWLDILFSKCSDMPDSEVFELISENKSMSRKLEEYGEQKSTSISTAKRLAEFLGDQMVKDAGLACKYIIANKPHGAPVTERAIPLAIFQSEPAIKRHYLRKWLKDPGLQNDDIRHILDWNYYIERLGNTIQKIITIPAAMQGVHNPVPRVKHPDWLHKRVMEKSATHKQRKITDIFTVVPKDQEKNIDDEEPSSSGSCDIEDLVDGEQQFKRPMPVVNKRKRQYSDENKEDDINKSWKEVLGSPPPMGTTKEENLKWLEFQKQKWAHQAKQRGRHQKNKKSKTDDDDNNSWNVTRSTKTTSLGGFLKQAQKKLINSPWQIIQITTTNEPGLFRLWVLVNQDLHPLRLIIPRIFYVNTRKPKPDPEPGKKVSWTKSSKVLPRSRPIHNLYRYSVPEAQYLEHSQELLEDLSKPEIEGIYETQMTLEFRAVLQLGCICTVDRKAAHIIADGADTFTLDQLEFKSIAVQPYLKNLHRINYAFLYHHWSSNHQRALWALFLNASKRAHIFVLDTVSSKQMPNMNTLYIEERNLAVSMNGEDKVTMLPKTMQFVVRYETDFQQVCRVLQAASLAYKNEGHGATIFITQTALDKRTLLTQMPLLNDFPLINTYVQDIENLYSTLEWQKVGAKIMIRHYFKSQQIVELMAEQCRYFHAPIGNIPADPTLFGADLFYARHLQKNNFVLWCSPTEKPDLGGSENDDNRLLTDFEDSTHCAATNPGTYSSISIELEIESLAVNTLLQYHHIHDIDGTSSFVAFHNQQTTSVQSMATGDPMTNVIPSYDETALCSPAFRILRSMVNTWLLDVSVYKNVFADYQIIHFYRWLRSPNAMLYDPALRRTLHTYMKKLFIQLLAEFKILGSVIIYANFNKIILCTKKRSVNDALSYVEFVVQTIRNKEIFHSIEITFEQCWEYLIWLDIHNHGGVKGKLPKDMEENTDTLDENAEEDNEYPAEVVMKWNLMECLPREAACQSSFSAIIAGYINAIYQFMSENEQLNATVRPRRRLSQSLSQSLSAQLGLGALTNTADFVKRLISGDMSQKLFQIVQKIYKKSPEMVLSIQDYPNLDLDGKENKKINPALELIKSVCKVLSLDKEIENEIYNMRTNMLRLIRISSYSDEAEWKDPCISLILPEIICKACNHTRDIDLCKDNLCIMENSRYMWKCPLCKMNYDNEEIEFLLIDILNRKSMGYMLQDLQCRKCQEIKRENMSELCSCSGDFKTLISRDEIVKFIKICKSVARKCNMETLMEIVDNTKLFIDNT
- the LOC143148717 gene encoding ATP synthase-coupling factor 6, mitochondrial; amino-acid sequence: MLTKHLAFDLPKVLKRNIGICAPALKTASDPIQKLFIEKIREYKSKSAGGKLVDATPEIEKEKKNELERLAKQYGHSDRQKMEQFPTFQYKEPQVSTS